In the genome of Massilibacillus massiliensis, one region contains:
- a CDS encoding helix-turn-helix transcriptional regulator: MVSTSRVPANWFGLIRSKNDSYLTLREMRIQAGFVTAKEFAAHAGILYLTYTMIEKGTRTAGISLQKRIATGLGMAVEEVFPERSIKPTQIKVTRVDKEILEAQLRSQFGAKLITIGECVR, encoded by the coding sequence ATGGTTAGTACATCAAGGGTTCCGGCAAATTGGTTTGGATTAATTCGCAGTAAAAATGATTCTTACTTAACGCTTAGAGAAATGCGAATTCAAGCAGGATTTGTAACAGCGAAAGAATTTGCAGCTCACGCAGGGATTTTGTACTTAACTTATACCATGATCGAAAAAGGTACTCGTACGGCAGGTATATCACTTCAAAAACGTATTGCAACTGGTCTTGGGATGGCTGTAGAAGAAGTTTTCCCGGAACGATCAATAAAACCGACTCAAATAAAAGTAACTCGTGTAGACAAAGAGATTTTAGAAGCTCAATTACGGTCCCAATTCGGAGCAAAACTAATAACGATAGGAGAGTGTGTTAGATGA
- a CDS encoding zinc-ribbon domain-containing protein: MQCTFCKKEIEDNVKFCPECGEKVIVMQELQKQQEVPMIMVTEELMRFIKVSRSMLYKLLAIDDPIPFFFVGSDKRFITSEVIEWAKRNQTTLMNLDDKKKAYLQKTG; the protein is encoded by the coding sequence ATGCAATGTACTTTTTGCAAAAAAGAAATTGAGGATAATGTGAAATTTTGCCCCGAGTGTGGAGAAAAAGTAATTGTAATGCAAGAACTTCAAAAACAACAAGAAGTTCCAATGATTATGGTTACAGAAGAATTAATGAGATTCATTAAGGTTTCACGGTCAATGCTTTATAAATTATTAGCAATTGATGATCCTATACCGTTTTTCTTTGTTGGCTCGGATAAGAGGTTTATTACAAGCGAAGTTATTGAATGGGCAAAGCGTAATCAAACTACTCTAATGAACTTAGATGATAAAAAGAAAGCCTATCTACAAAAGACAGGCTAA
- a CDS encoding helix-turn-helix domain-containing protein, protein MSRLGKTIYQTARMGAGYTQEKAAELLNISVRSIRAYEGGETIPHDDVVVDMASVYNVPYLAYQHLKINNEIGKRYLPEIKVSNLSSSILDLRVELEDTSKNEYSISSIGRDNRVDKHEQRVWNECMDKVKSLIAASFSILLAPMAPMTNLANKKCYLDCNQDSGLRKF, encoded by the coding sequence ATGTCGAGATTAGGTAAAACAATATATCAAACTGCCAGAATGGGTGCAGGTTATACGCAAGAAAAGGCGGCAGAGCTATTAAATATAAGTGTGAGGTCAATACGAGCCTACGAAGGGGGTGAAACAATTCCACATGATGACGTGGTTGTCGATATGGCAAGCGTTTACAACGTGCCATACCTAGCGTATCAACACTTAAAGATCAATAACGAGATAGGTAAACGATACTTGCCAGAAATTAAAGTCAGCAACTTGTCATCTAGTATCTTGGATTTAAGAGTCGAGCTAGAAGACACAAGTAAAAATGAGTATAGCATATCGTCAATCGGTCGTGATAATCGAGTGGACAAGCACGAACAAAGAGTCTGGAATGAATGCATGGATAAAGTTAAAAGTCTCATAGCAGCAAGTTTTTCGATTCTATTAGCACCAATGGCCCCGATGACCAATTTGGCAAATAAAAAATGCTATCTCGACTGCAATCAAGATAGCGGACTTAGAAAATTTTAA